The Spirochaetota bacterium genomic interval CCCTTTTCGTGGAAGACTGTATCCCGACATTATTCCTGATCCTATCCAATTGGACATTCAATCAATTGAGTGTATTGATGACAACTGGGGATCTCCTATGCCCCTGGATGAACTCAAAGGGCTTTGTGATAATATTAGGGATCTCTTGCTTCAGAAGAATATGAATGGTGAGGATAAAAGCTCACAGGGCCTTTTCATCACAGACATTGACGGATTAAATGGGATGGATGGGGCAGAGGGACAGAATAATGAAGAATATGAAGAGGAGTATTGCTCTTTTGTCACTAAGGTATCCCGATCGACTGAACAGGAGGGCCCCTTCTATTATGATGAGTGGGATTATCTTCAAAGAGATTATAGAAAAAAGTGGTGTTGTATTAGGGAGGGTGTGGTCGACTCATCTGAATCCGGAATAATAGAATCAATTTATAATAACTACAGCGAGCTTATCAAGAGGGTCAGAAGGCAGTTCCAGCGGATCCGTCCAGAGGCCATAGAGACTGTAAGGAGGGTGGAATGGGGAGATGAAATAGACCTTCCTGCAATGATTCAGTGGATTATGGATCGTAAGGCCAATGTAAGCCCCTCGGATAAGATCTTTTGCCGCAGAGAGAGAAAGGCAAGAAGGATAGCAACGCTTCTCCTTGTTGATATGAGCGCCTCCACTGACGAGTTGGTTCCAACTAATCAGGTATCGAATTCCATGTCACAAGATTCCATGTTGAGTCAATGTTCCGGGGGCGCACATGATGCGCAAAAGGGGAAGAGGATTATTGATATCGAGATTGAGAGCCTGGTTGTTATGATGGAGGCTTTGGATGCTCTGGATGATGAGTATGCAATCTTTGGATTTTCAGGATATGGCAGGCAAAAGGTAGATTTTTACCGCATCAAGGATTTTTCTGAATCCTATTCCGATTCAGTTCGGCGACGCGTAAGCGGCATCAAACCCAGACAGAGCACGCGTATGGGGGCAGCTATCAGGCATGCAATCGAGAAAATGAGGTTAATTGAGTCGGACCAGCGACTCCTGATCCTCTTGAGTGATGGTTTCCCTCAAGACCATGATTATGGTGAGGATAGGCGTTCTAGAGAATATGCCCTAAATGATACCATGATGGCTCTGCTTGAGGCAAAGAAAGATGGCATTTTGCCCTTTTGCATTACAGTGGATCAGAGCGGTAATGATTATCTTAGAAAGATGTGCAATCCCAACAACTACCTCGTTATCAAGGATATATATACATTGCCTGAGGTGATGCCTAAGGTAGTAGAATCGCTGATTGCCTAATTTTTATCGGTCTTAAATTTGAAAATACTATGACCATGAAGATTACTTCACACATATGCCAGGTCGGGGGTTCAGAGGAATCCCATGTCTCTGATGCGTCTGTATTTTTGATTGTTGACGGCAGTGAAGCTGTGCTTGTGGATGCCGGAACCGGAAGGGGGCACAATGAGATTATTGGTAATATTGATAGGGTGGGCGTTAAATTAGGGGATATTAAGTATCTTTTTTTGACGCATTGTCATTATGATCACACAGGTGGTGCTAATGCCCTTCGGATAGCAACGGATTGTAAGGTGATAGCTCATGAGTTGGATTCTGCATTCATTGAGAATGGAAATTCTGAGGTAACCGCCGCTTCTTGGTATGGCGCCACGATGGAACCCACACCCGTAGATATTAAGGTTCAGCATTCTCCTGCGGATTTTCGGGTTGGCAGCATTGAGCTAAAATTCTATCATACGCCTGGGCACTCCCCTGGATCTGCTGTATTGACCGCCTTTTCTGATGGCAGGTTAGTTCTCTTCGGGCAGGATGTGCATGGCCCTTTGAATGATGTGATACTCTCAAATAGGGGGGATTATCTGCAATCCCTGGAATTCATGCTATCACTTGAAGCTGACATCATTTGTGAAGGGCATTTTGGAGTCTATTTTGGGAAGGAGAATGTTAGACGATACATAGAATCTTTTCTATAATCTTATAGTATAGTTGTATGCAATGCCATGCTCGAAAATATCCTCACTTTTCGTGATTTTGGGAAAAAGCGACAATATATATAAATATTTGTTAAGATATTTGCAGAGAGCTTATAATGGAGCAATTTGAGATAATGGAGTTTGTGCCTGAAACCAATGAAGTGGATATGAAAAAATTATTGTCAGCATTTCTAACAATTTGGAATGATCCTCAGAATCTAAAATATCTAAGTTTTACCCTTAACCATTTGAGGAGGAGACGGTACTGTCTTGGTTTTTGCCATCACGAATGGAATACTCAAAACGAGCGGATGGAATAGATTTAGTTTTTCTAAGAAAAGAATTTATCTAGTCTTGATGAAGATGTCCTGGGAGAGATTCAAGAGCATTATGAAAATGAGATATTCCTTTCATCCTTCAGCTAAGAAATAACTGAGCAATGCTGTAAAGTGTTATGAAGGATGTTTTTGGGATATAGACTAAGAATTCGAGGATATTCATGGGTAGTAAATATGCAAAATTAATATTAGGACCAATGAGAATACCATTTCTCATATTAAATCCTGTTTGTGTTATTCTGGGCGCTGCTACAGCCTCATGGTCGGGATACGAGTTAAATTATTATTACCTTGCCTTAGCCCTTGTTGGAGCCATCTCAATACACATCAGTGTTAATGCGCTTAATGAATACTATGATTTTACCAGTGGTTTAGATTTAAACACAAAGCCTACACCCTTCAGCGGAGGTAGCGGCACCCTTCCACAAAATCCTGACAAGCCACATTTCGCTTTAATAACGGGCCTCATTTCCCTGGGCGTTACAATTCTTATAGGTATATATTTCCTCTTAGTATGGGGATTGTGGCTTCTGCCCTTAGGCTTATTCGGTATAATAATCGTAATTGCTTATACGAATTGGGTTACTAAGAATCCAGTGCTATGCTTGATCGCTCCTGGAATGGGTTTCGGCATACTGATGGTAATGGGAACTGACTTTGTGCTCACCGGTACATACTCCTGGACATCATTCTTGGCTTCATTAGTGCCGTTTTTCCTGGTGAGTGATCTTTTGCTTCTAAATCAATTTCCGGATGTTGAGGCTGATCAAGCAGTAGGTAGAAGGCATTTCCCCATTGTAATCGGGAGACATGCCAGTGTATGGATCTATGGGATATTCCTTGCCGGCGCATTCTCTTCAGTCATAGTAGGGTATTTATGTGGGTTCTTCCCTGCTGAGGCCTTTATTGCTCTTGCTGCTGTTTTTATAGCTGTTCCAACTGTGATGGGTGTTGCCAGAAATGCTGATGACATACCTAAGCTTATCCCATATATGGGAAGAAATGTTATCATAAATATTTTAACCCCCTTATTGCTGGCGGTTGGTCTATTTATTGGACAATGAAGTATAGTGATAATGAAGTGTGGCTAGGGAGTAATTTAATTTTAGAGCATTCTAATAATGTTGCCTATTCTCAACTGGAACAGCCTTGCGTAAAAGGATAGCTTTGTCCCAACACCTGTTACAAAGGTGAGGATAATTGTGACCAGAGAGATGGGGATGGTTATCCAGACATTGTGGTCGGATACCCTCTTGGATATGCCTTCCATATAGGCAACTAATGGCGGATTTTGAATAGGAAGAGAAACCGAAAACTTTTTTATAATAGGTTTCGTCCAATACAATACCCTTTTGCCATTTTTTTTCCGATAATACCTGCATCTAGCGCCTATGATGTATTCTCCGCTCTTTAAATCCTCGATGTTAATTGTTTTATCCCTACTATTTACCCTGTCTAAAGGCATTGGGCTTTTATTGGTAACAAAGGTGGAATATCCAATAATATTCTTTTGGCTGATATTATTAGTCTTTATGCGCGCCATAAAGGCAGAGCTGGTGTGGGGTTTCCCAATATCAAAGGGAAATTCTATTTCAACTGATGGGGGCGGCTTCTTTTTCTTTGGGGAAACAGTAATCCTTGTCTGAGTTTCGATTTCATCAACAAAACCCTGGGCAATTTTTCCATAGAAGTCGTAGTCCAGCTCCTCGGCCTTCCCAGCAATGATCTCATATGTGGCGACTCTGCTTAGAAAATTAGTCTTGTCCACTGATCTAATATTGAAAAAATATCTTCCTTCCTCTAAATCGTTAAAATTCATCTCAAAATCTATTGTGAAGATATCCGGTTTCTTGATGGATCCCTTTGAGATGCTATAAAGGAAGCCCTTCAAACGAGGTGTTTCATCCATAGTCCATCGAAGAATGGGAGATCTGGAATCTACAGCTTTCCCTTCAGGATGTGTAGGTGATTCCACAAGCGGCATGGGTAGGGGGTTTCTGCTAACCTGAATTTTGTAGTGTATCGTCCTGCTGTAATTGCCGGCTCCGTCAATAGCCCTAATGTGATAATAAGTTACGCCATTATCCAGATCGGGTATTTTTATGCTGTTGATATTGCCGTCAATATTTTGAATGTTAGGATTAAAATCCTCTTGATCGTTAACTAATGTGGCATAACCAACAATGCCCGATTCATCCATCGGGTGTTTCCATTCAATTTGAGCGCGTGATAATCTTGACCATGTATCTGTGGGATGAGTTCTGGAATAGACTACCGGTGGGTCCACATGAATATCGGAATACTTGGTCATTATCCTTTTGTCTCCCTCCCATGAAACGACAACTCTTCTACCCATTGCAATTGCGACTGGTTTTCTTGCAGAAATATTGTTCTTTGAGAGCATGGCTATGGGTGAGAGCTTGTTCTCTGAAATTAGAAATTTTCTTGCGAAAATTCTAGGTTTTTTCTTTCCGGTATCATGCCATGCCGTTACTATTTCATTGTTATTTGAATTCACAATTACCGGTGAATAGCAGTCAGCGTTTGTTTTTGAGATGGTAATCGCTGTTTTTTCCCATAAATTGCCCCTATCAAACCCCCTTAAGAGCTTTATTGACCAGTTTTTGTTTTCATTATTCTGGTATGCAACATATAGAATATCATCAGACAGTACCATTGAAGGAGAGGCGTCATTGGCCTTATTCTCGGTAATTCTCTTGCTGGAACTGAAGCTTTTGCCATAGTCCTTTGAACTGATGAAGAATATGTCATCAGATAGTATTCCCAGCTTTTCCTCCTTCCCCTGCCAGGCAATAAATATATATTTCCCTGAGAGAAGAATAGCCGGGAAGAATGCCCCCCTCAATCTTTCAGAGATGCTGATTAGTGGTTGAGGAGGTTTAAAGCTCATCTCATCAGCGCTGGTAATATGAAATAGATTGAAGGCTTTATCCTTGAGACCATTATAAAAGATATGCAATACACCCCTGTCATCATAAAAAGCCAATGGGAGTAACTCCACCTCTGATGGCAAAAAAAGGCGTTTCGGGGGCTGCCATGAGGCTCCCATATTGGTTGACACTGTGTAAAATATCCTGCTGTTTGGATCATTGCTGACTAAACTCTGCCACACCACAGCAATATGTCCATTGCTAGAGATGGCAACATGAGGCCTCTGCTCAATGATAGAGGTTATGTTAGCGATTTTGATCGGTTGAAGAAATTTTTTGCCGCCATTAAATGATATTGAGGCGTATATCCCCGCCATTCCCTTCTCTTTGCCCTCATACACTGCCGCAATCATGTTGCCCTTATAGGCAATCTGTACATTTTTTGCCTTGATCCTCATGGGTGTGAGGGCAAAATTCTTCTCCCAACCAATAGGAGAAGTGGATACTTCATTGTTTTGAAGGATAAGGATCAATGCAAGGGCTGACATACCAAAGCCAATGAAAGGCCACATCAACCTTCTGAAGGGAGGAAATTTGGAATATAAATTGAAAATATGTGTCATAATTTTCATTATACATTAAAATAATATTTTTAATTCAATATAGCAACAAAAAAATGCATCTGTCCTCTATAAAAGAAAAGAATGCTCATAGGTGGGGTGTAAAGACAGTTGCATTCAATGTCACTCCTGCGAATGCAGGAGTCTCTATAGAATGGAATCATGATGAGATTCCTTCATCCGTATAGCCTGCACCCATGCATACAGGTGATTGATAGTGGAGGTGCTGTTGATCACAACATGTGTGGAAAAGCCCTTACAATTACTGATTGAGTGGTTTCTAAAATCATAGAAATTGCGCCTTTGTCCCCCCTTTAACCTAAAACCTGCAATAATCCACTTTGTCCATATTTTGCATATAAAAGAATTTCGAATGGGCGCAGAGCTATTTTTTTAATGACTTCGGAGCGTTTTCAGATCTGCAATGGTACAATCCCACTTTATCTATTTACTCCAATAACAGCTTGACTTGTTCTTCCATATGATAATACTTTTATGTCTATATGAGCTATAACGGGTAGTGTATGAATATATCGAATAATTAAATTATAACATATGTCATTCCGGCCGGAGTGCCGGAATCTTCTGGTTTTTCAGAAGGTTATAGATTCCTGCATTCGCAGAGCCTGCACCTGTGCATACAGGGGGATGACATCAGAAATGATATTTCGATAAATTAAGACACCACCCTTATCGTCTCTCAACAAGTCTAATATGCCATTTCCGGAAAGCAGTGCGAATTTCTCCCCTGCCTGCCAATGAGTAAATATAGTAAGGATTAGATGCTATGGGAAAAACTCAAATATTTCAGATTTTGCATATCTCTGACCTGCATGTAAATACTAAAGAGAATTTCGACAGGTCTGTTGTGCTTGATCCTTTGATTGAGCGTGTGAAAGAAGATAGAGAAAACGGCTTTAAACCGGAGATTGTCGTTGTTACTGGTGATATCGCTTATCATGGAATCAAAGATGAATATGACCATGCAAAAGCATTTTTCTATGATCTACGTGAAAACCTCAAGCTTCCCAAAGAAAGTGTCTTCATTGTGCCGGGCAATCATGATGTGAATAGAGAGAAATACTTAAAGAGTAGCGGTGTCCCCACATACAACGATATGAGAGATTTGAATGAGGAGCTTGAAAAGGAATATAAAAGGAATAAACTTTTCGAAGGTTTAAATGAATATTTTACTTTTATCGAAAAGAATTACCCGCATCTGAAAAGCAAGCA includes:
- a CDS encoding MBL fold metallo-hydrolase, coding for MTMKITSHICQVGGSEESHVSDASVFLIVDGSEAVLVDAGTGRGHNEIIGNIDRVGVKLGDIKYLFLTHCHYDHTGGANALRIATDCKVIAHELDSAFIENGNSEVTAASWYGATMEPTPVDIKVQHSPADFRVGSIELKFYHTPGHSPGSAVLTAFSDGRLVLFGQDVHGPLNDVILSNRGDYLQSLEFMLSLEADIICEGHFGVYFGKENVRRYIESFL
- a CDS encoding prenyltransferase, whose product is MGSKYAKLILGPMRIPFLILNPVCVILGAATASWSGYELNYYYLALALVGAISIHISVNALNEYYDFTSGLDLNTKPTPFSGGSGTLPQNPDKPHFALITGLISLGVTILIGIYFLLVWGLWLLPLGLFGIIIVIAYTNWVTKNPVLCLIAPGMGFGILMVMGTDFVLTGTYSWTSFLASLVPFFLVSDLLLLNQFPDVEADQAVGRRHFPIVIGRHASVWIYGIFLAGAFSSVIVGYLCGFFPAEAFIALAAVFIAVPTVMGVARNADDIPKLIPYMGRNVIINILTPLLLAVGLFIGQ
- a CDS encoding sialidase family protein — its product is MWPFIGFGMSALALILILQNNEVSTSPIGWEKNFALTPMRIKAKNVQIAYKGNMIAAVYEGKEKGMAGIYASISFNGGKKFLQPIKIANITSIIEQRPHVAISSNGHIAVVWQSLVSNDPNSRIFYTVSTNMGASWQPPKRLFLPSEVELLPLAFYDDRGVLHIFYNGLKDKAFNLFHITSADEMSFKPPQPLISISERLRGAFFPAILLSGKYIFIAWQGKEEKLGILSDDIFFISSKDYGKSFSSSKRITENKANDASPSMVLSDDILYVAYQNNENKNWSIKLLRGFDRGNLWEKTAITISKTNADCYSPVIVNSNNNEIVTAWHDTGKKKPRIFARKFLISENKLSPIAMLSKNNISARKPVAIAMGRRVVVSWEGDKRIMTKYSDIHVDPPVVYSRTHPTDTWSRLSRAQIEWKHPMDESGIVGYATLVNDQEDFNPNIQNIDGNINSIKIPDLDNGVTYYHIRAIDGAGNYSRTIHYKIQVSRNPLPMPLVESPTHPEGKAVDSRSPILRWTMDETPRLKGFLYSISKGSIKKPDIFTIDFEMNFNDLEEGRYFFNIRSVDKTNFLSRVATYEIIAGKAEELDYDFYGKIAQGFVDEIETQTRITVSPKKKKPPPSVEIEFPFDIGKPHTSSAFMARIKTNNISQKNIIGYSTFVTNKSPMPLDRVNSRDKTINIEDLKSGEYIIGARCRYYRKKNGKRVLYWTKPIIKKFSVSLPIQNPPLVAYMEGISKRVSDHNVWITIPISLVTIILTFVTGVGTKLSFYARLFQLRIGNIIRML